The following proteins are encoded in a genomic region of Triticum dicoccoides isolate Atlit2015 ecotype Zavitan chromosome 1B, WEW_v2.0, whole genome shotgun sequence:
- the LOC119318122 gene encoding uncharacterized protein LOC119318122: MASAEEQVFLGSRNLSYHSAHYPDASADWDYPEDPGDRRNGVEVAELHDQPARMSTPDSDPCEVARRALDLMFPREEDSDDVWSTWSAREEGSDDDDEQGGEEGDGSTQESSDYEDDGGNCQVILAETNCPGKLYPKSQADDIDDKWVHRYSQQLKEHEKLCSEIMALGVYDDDYEYDYDDDDAPPCPVYPMRVFPDATGACVLGLNCHHRVYRTHDTSTTPSTLGKRTPSYMLQLFCMRLSSFEPLYPISVYGIFAIRDYLDPRRNYVFNRPRDDAVTIEKKGSFVIPLCSPCRGMYLLDKALVEVDLWVKKEGDESDDKQLLSAYAEIDVRTEADLMLYERISGDNCNLDLKYIVLSESVEAVIQVYAKVSHPHHVLFTAFSTEYDNYPLRGVVLFDDKLFGEEKLFKHVVAVKANEELHVFLEVNGSVFKWTFQDEHVGPVVSPDDSILDYGQFFVRVLFAPKDCE, from the exons ATGGCATCGGCGGAGGAGCAAGTCTTCCTTGGATCGAGGAACCTGTCGTATCACAGCGCCCACTACCCCGACGCTAGCGCCGATTGGGATTACCCGGAAGACCCAGGCGACCGGCGGAACGGGGTGGAGGTTGCCGAACTCCATGACCAGCCGGCGCGCATGAGCACCC CAGATTCAGATCCATGTGAAGTCGCCAGGCGTGCCTTGGACCTCATGTTCCCGCGGGAGGAGGACAGCGATGACGTCTGGAGCACCTGGAGCGCGCGAGAGGAGGgcagtgatgacgatgatgaacaaG GAGGGGAAGAAGGCGATGGTAGCACACAGGAGAGCAGCGATTATGAAGACGACGGCGGCAATTGCCAAGTGATACTAGCCGAGACAAACTGTCCAG GAAAGCTCTACCCCAAGAGCCAAGCAGATGACATAGATGACAAATGGGTACATAGGTACTCCCAACAGCTTAAAGAACACGAGAAGCTGTGCAGCGAGATTATGGCTCTGGGAGTTTATGATGATGATTATGagtatgattatgatgatgatgatgctcctcCTTGCCCCGTCTATCCCATGAGAGTGTTCCCTGACGCAACAGGTGCCTGCGTCCTTGGGCTCAACTGCCACCATCGTGTCTACAGGACCCATGACACTTCTACCA CCCCATCAACTCTTGGAAAGCGCACACCAAGTTATATGCTACAATTATTCTGCATGCGTCTATCAAGCTTTGAACCCTTGTATCCCATTAGTGTGTATGGAATATTTGCCATTCGGGATTACTTGGACCCGCGACGGAACTACGTCTTTAACCGTCCCAGGGATGACGCTGTCACGATTGAAAAGAAG GGTTCCTTTGTCATACCACTTTGTAGCCCTTGTCGAGGAATGTATTTGTTGGATAAGGCTTTAGTAGAAGTTGATCTTTGGGTAAAGAAAGAAGGGGATGAATCAGATGACAAGCAACTACTTTCTGCATATGCTGAGATTGATGTACGGACTGAAGCTGATCTCATGCTTTATGAACGGATTTCTGGTGATAATTGCAATTTGGACTTGAAATATATAGTCCTTTCAGAAAGTGTTGAGGCTGTAATACAAGTATATGCAAAGGTCAGCCATCCTCACCATGTGTTGTTCACTGCTTTTAGCACCGAATATGATAACTATCCTCTTCGTGGGGTTGTGCTGTTTGATGACAAATTATTTGGTGAGGAAAAACTATTCAAGCATGTTGTCGCGGTGAAAGCAAATGAAGAACTGCATGTTTTTTTAGAAGTGAACGGTTCAGTGTTCAAGTGGACTTTTCAAGATGAACATGTTGGACCTGTTGTTTCTCCTGATGACTCAATCTTGGACTATGGCCAGTTCTTCGTGAGGGTGTTGTTTGCTCCAAAGGATTGTGAGTGA